The Temnothorax longispinosus isolate EJ_2023e chromosome 7, Tlon_JGU_v1, whole genome shotgun sequence genome contains a region encoding:
- the Cnn gene encoding uncharacterized protein Cnn isoform X5, whose protein sequence is MARSGDGGGGGGGGVGYGRTMKEYEDELSNLKKENFQLKLRIYLLEEGNPARNGISSFSDEDVIKTNVELKEELEKLRKELMEKQVLLNQAARAFKLYEEQKAATSRTQDQYQQSLEKEREKVTKLERELAEYRERELDTSSYYKETFGITPEQALKNVEKLRQMEELVASLEAEVKQITGSLEEERNWAQELENERDQFRERLDTETRLREKQDNDRVRHIEELCDEVKELKDQLFKKNSIVQQYENDLAERDRLLKQKSTLLEERCQAYEEISQVSEKRKKQIIQLRASVKTRDDALTEINNKHRALLSQCENNYGKRSPPSSPSALVSLTNDYLSPFTGQKVSYVQSTTKHDGSYDCESSKERATSLSSPLGRDSKELKHLIKELEERDNKLKQHEDTRKQLILKLCNAQKQAENSEQKLKKLEVEYKKAIRAIQGFMEREKHRRDTDSHQERQIVELDSELRKRRNSHSPVSLKDLSVKNVDDIENDSCKQQRFEEMESKISDLRDQIETIKAEKNLLEKRTQVEFNEFQVRLLNKEQKIKVLEMEKQIVTEDLKNKTAQLDNLRHVDEMNGVDAVTTTNYRDDTLRREDLLEQLNQRNVEVEEKNRKIEQLTKELHATTQNLQMLINTELWSKNKEIAKLHNHMTASCSHDRNRNKPEIVQEVDSSLQLTNLIHELNEIGVKVNFTNDIVQLDYINGDETVDVKTLSESVQRLTSQRNDLEKEVDYLKWLKLVSKPDIAAEIDGCGNETERAKKYCELLRTHLKDLVKFMKEMLKNTDRADTIGNEHKKIVLDVLLSSKILSDDFVRALEGMSVEDGGAIVNDRIDGSVKRSRSDNVVETSKNQASQSDSETFSEPDRTVSMARIGLQEKQYKNLSRPRFTKYTKTRSDSEDSADYVPYHKTYQNDLDLDASHQIQELKETNNMLYSELSALRNDLNTKASFDCVIDEKLTPFITKLEKSQRFCEKLQVSLEKRIHEFHTLRKENKQNSVRKMQLEKKINDVEQMASEITKQKAEFLQYKENTDRKTTETLLILNKENESLRARIKQLEDETETAKTTISTLRKELDHLTLSHSQILVENTKLTNDKLRLEQDIRKMENRYDVTVRSLHDKFSKEICDLNQINESHRARVQELETANKEFRRHMAVCEASDSAASSSGVSSIPTDATLKQTCDILQEYQPYNVSQFWQLTNYSALGGRSKSSCSPDLGIESDAAVNTMRPLKDTLKITESMTNLLSDEDGSNHRDSNSESPLPIEGLEEVEALKQENEALKRRLMKTRKALEDTFEHLSASNKNKKNVEKAIIKQLMVTRSILKKTRTYDEPSDN, encoded by the exons ATGGCGCGATCAGGAGATGGTGGAGGAGGCGGTGGAGGTGGAGTCGGTTACGGTAGAACCATGAAGGAGTACGAGGATGAATTGAGCAATCTGAAAAAGGAGAACTTCCAGCTTAAGTTGCGAATTTATCTGTTGGAGGAGGGAAACCCTGCAAGAAATGGCATCAGTAGTTTCTCCGACGAGGACGTAATCAAAACGAACGTAGAATTAAAG GAAGAGTTGGAGAAATTGAGGAAGGAATTGATGGAGAAGCAGGTCCTACTTAATCAGGCAGCTAGagcttttaaattatatgagGAACAGAAAGCAGCGACTTCTCGTACTCAAGATCAATATCAGCAATCGCTTGAAAAAGAACGAGAAAAAGTAACCAAGCTTGAAAGAG AATTAGCAGAGTATCGAGAAAGGGAACTAGATACATCCTCGTATTACAAGGAAACATTTGGCATCACTCCGGAACAGGcgttaaaaaatgtagaaaagtTGCGACAGATGGAAGAACTGGTGGCTTCCCTCGAAGCAGAG GTGAAACAGATAACCGGCAGTCTGGAAGAGGAGCGCAATTGGGCACAGGAACTTGAAAACGAGAGGGATCAGTTCAGAGAGCGATTAGACACGGAAACGCGGCTGCGGGAGAAGCAGGACAATGATCGAGTGCGACATATCGAGGAACTGTGCGATGAAGTGAAGGAGCTGAAGGACCAGTTATTCAAGAAGAATTCAATCGTGCAGCAATACGAGAACGATCTCGCCGAACGGGACAGATTGCTTAAACAGAAGAGCACATTGTTGGAAGAAAGGTGTCAGGCATATGAGGAGATCAGCCAGGTTTccgaaaaaaggaaaaagcaGATCATTCAATTGAGGGCATCTGTAAAAACACGCGATGACGCCCTCACAGAGATCAACAATAAGCATCGAGCGTTGTTATCACAG TGCGAAAATAATTATGGCAAGCGTTCGCCGCCTAGTAGTCCCTCAGCTTTAGTTTCGTTGACAAACGATTATCTATCACCATTTACGGGACAGAAAGTATCTTATGTACAAAGTACAACAAAGCATGATGGTTCTTATGATTGTGAATCGAGTAAAGAAAGAGCGACGAGTTTGAGTTCACCACTCGGCAGAGATTCCAAGGAACTCAAGCATCTTATAAAg GAACTGGAAGAGAGggacaataaattaaaacagcACGAAGATACTAGAAAGCAGTTGATATTAAAACTGTGCAACGCCCAGAAGCAGGCAGAAAATTCAgagcaaaaattgaaaaagctGGAGGTCGAGTATAAGAAGGCCATTAGAGCGATACAAGGCTTTATGGAGCGCGAGAAACACAGGCGAGATACGGATTCCCACCAAGAACGGCAGATCGTGGAACTAGATTCGGAGTTACGCAAGAGAAGAAACAGCCACAGTCCCGTCTCGTTGAAGGATCTCAGCGTTAAGAACGTGGACGATATTGAAAACGATTCCTGCAAACAG CAACGTTTCGAAGAAATGGAAAGCAAGATTAGCGACCTGCGAGACCAAATCGAGACAATAAAAGCTGAAAAGAATCTCCTGGAAAAACGGACGCAAGTCGAGTTTAAC gAATTCCAAGTTCGTCTTCTTAATAAGGAGCAAAAGATTAAGGTCCTGGAGATGGAGAAGCAGATTGTTACAGAAGATTTGAAAAACAAAACTGCTCAACTCGATAACCTCAGACATGTCGACGAGATGAACGGTGTGGATGCAGTTACCACCACCAACTATCGTGACGATACTCTGCGAAGGGAAGATCTGCTTGAGCAGTTGAATCAGCGAAACGTCGAGGTCGAGGAGAAGAATCGCAAGATTGAACAGTTGACGAAGGAATTGCATGCGACGACTCAGAATCTGCAGATGTTGATTAACACAGAACTCTGGAGCAAGAACAAGGAGATCGCCAAGCTGCACAATCATATGACAGCATCGTGTAGTCATGACAGGAACCGTAATAAGCCCGAGATTGTCCAGGAAGTTGATAGCAGCTTGCAGTTAACAAATCTGATTCACGAGTTGAATGAAATCGGTGTTAAAGTAAATTTCACGAACGACATTGTTCAACTCGATTACATTAACGGGGACGAAACGGTGGACGTGAAGACTTTAAGCGAGAGCGTTCAGAGGCTGACGAGTCAGCGAAATGATCTCGAAAAAGAAGTGGATTATCTCAAGTGGCTGAAGCTCGTGTCGAAGCCCGACATCGCCGCGGAAATCGATGGTTGTGGCAACGAGACGGAACGGGCGAAGAAGTACTGCGAGCTACTGCGCACGCATCTGAAGGACCTGGTGAAGTTCATGAAGGAGATGCTCAAGAATACCGATCGTGCGGACACTATTGGTAACGAGCACAAGAAGATCGTGCTCGATGTTCTGCTCAGCTCCAAAATACTGTCGGACGATTTTGTGCGCGCTCTTGAAGGTATGAGCGTGGAAGACGGTGGTGCGATCGTGAACGATAGGATCGATGGTTCCGTGAAAAGGAGTCGGTCCGACAACGTCGTGGAGACGTCGAAAAATCAGGCGTCGCAATCGGATTCAGAAACGTTCTCGGAACCCGATCGGACCGTCTCCATGGCCAGAATCGGTCTGCAGGAAAAGCAATACAAGAACCTGAGCCGTCCCAGATTCACGAAGTACACCAAGACCCGCAGCGACTCCGAGGACTCCGCGGATTATGTGCCTTATCATAAGACCTATCAGAACGACCTTGATCTGGACGCGAGCCACCAGATACAGGAGCTGAAGGAAACGAATAACATGTTGTATTCTGAACTTAGCGCTCTAAGGAATGACTTGAACACAAAAGCTTCTTTCGATTGT GTaatcgatgaaaaattaacGCCATTCATCACGAAGTTGGAGAAATCGCAAAGGTTTTGTGAAAAGTTACAAGTTTCTTTGGAAAAGAGGATACACGAGTTCCATACGTTGAGAAAGGAGAACAAGCAGAATAGCGTTCGCAAGATGCAATTGGAGAAAAAGATCAACGATGTCGAACAAATGGCGAGCGAAATTACCAAACAGAAAGCTGAATTTTTGCAGTACAAGGAAAACACCGATAGAAAGACTACGGAAACTCTTTTGATACTCAATAAAGAGAACGAATCG TTGCGAGCGAGAATTAAACAGCTAGAGGATGAAACGGAAACCGCCAAGACAACCATATCCACTCTTAGAAAAGAACTGGACCATCTCACTCTTTCGCATAGTCAAATACTCGTGGAGAATACCAAGTTGACGAACGACAAGTTAAGACTTGAGCAAGATATAAGGAAAATGGAAAATCGATATGACGTGACTGTTCGTTCGCTGCACGATAAATTCAGCAAAGAG ATATGCGATCTCAATCAGATCAACGAATCGCATAGAGCAAGAGTGCAAGAACTCGAAACGGCGAATAAAGAATTCAGGAGACACATGGCGGTGTGCGAGGCTAGCGATTCGGCGGCGAGCTCGAGCGGCGTATCGTCGATACCTACGGACGCCACGCTCAAGCAAACTTGCGATATTCTGCAGGAATATCAACCTTATAAC GTCTCGCAATTTTGGCAACTGACGAATTACTCTGCACTCGGAGGACGCAGTAAATCCAGTTGTTCGCCAGATTTGGGGATAGAAAGCGACGCTGCCGTTAATACAATGAGACCTTTGAAAGACACATTAAAAATCACAGAATCTATGACTAACTTACTGAGCGACGAAGACGGTAGTAATCACAGAGATTCAAACAGTGAAAGTCCATTACCGATAGAAG GTCTTGAAGAGGTTGAAGCTTTGAAACAGGAGAATGAAGCATTAAAGCGAAGACTGATGAAAACTAGGAAAGCATTGGAGGATACGTTTGAGCACTTATCGGCCTCAAACAAGAAcaagaaaaatgttgaaaaggCGATAATAAAGCAACTTATGGTCACAAGAAGTATCCTCAAAAAGACGAGGACATACGACGAACCTTCGGACAACTAA